The proteins below come from a single Candidatus Didemnitutus sp. genomic window:
- a CDS encoding DEAD/DEAH box helicase family protein, translating to MRYVGWGGLPHVFSTPEETPKWAAEQSTLRELLRPEEYQAARATVLNAHYTPEPVIRAMWTAVQRMGFRGGRILEPACGVGHFFGLMPDDLRVGSFLTGIEIDPLTARLAGHLYPGADIRSQPFEESVLPANGYDLAISNVPFGDYAPFDPRLNPRRFAIHDYFFVATVERVRPGGLIAFVTSRGTLDKQQPTMRETLAKSCDLLGAIRLPHTTFVRNANTHVTTDMVFLRKRLPGEAIAGPRWRESRPAPEFPAEQGVFLNEYYHAHLGMMLGRLEIVAHGLHGREEVRLAPDDRELSTALATALSNLPADCYRPLTAVEIATVRVTLPVPAGVKPNAYVLTGEAGGTLAVRDGNELRLLTSLSPSLARRMRRLIRVRDAARDCLQAQVEDRPEAEIASTRQRLNREYDDFVGQFGPVSRTANLRALAGDPDLPLLLSLENYDEHTNIATKTALFRERTVQRRRPVESASDAREALVVTLNEKGRVDLDHIARLLRRPAEEFLPELNGALFLNPTTRRWEAEDEYLSGDVRQKLAAAVEAAGHDTRFASNVEALRSVQPAELKATEIDARLGSAWIPTDDVTAFGQELLRAHGSNDVRVHHVAELGLWSIEVSYYAKTGVANRSEWGTERVTAHELLEHALNLRTPTVYDYVDDQPVVNPTATEAARDKQQKIRDRFADWIWSDDARRERLVALYNATYNCTRLRTFNGDHLQLPGANPAIALRRHQKAAVWRILQSPNVLLAHVVGAGKTYTMAAAAMELKRLGLARKPLIVVPNHMLGQFSTELLHLYPGANILAAGKDDFSSDRRRELMSRIATNNWDAVVVTHAGFERLPLSARAHADFLDQQLAELEDCIAAQKARAGSGGTRIVKELERAKKRLEARIKTLSAEHRKDDTITFEELGVDRLFVDEAQAFKNLFYVTKMTRVAGLPQTASERAFDMFLKVQHVQRLNGGGGVVFATGTPVTNTMAEMFTMQRYLQPAALRLRHLHHFDGWAGTFGEPVTAMELAPDGAGYRLHTRFARFVNVPELMQLFREVADIQTAEMLNLPVPKLEGGKPRIVSAPCSPELKSFVAHLAKRAEKLKTDRVDPSVDNMLKITGEGRKAALDLRLMRPSSADHASSKLNQAVRQIHSLWAETRSERLTQMVFCDLSTPKVFGGEFSAYVDLRDKLVARGVPTDEIAFIHDHDSDAAKLALFKDVRSGNVRILMGSTQKMGAGTNAQTKLVALHHLDAPWRPADIEQREGRILRQGNTNATVRIFRYVTEGSFDAYMWQTLEIKARFIAQVMTGHSAARRIEDLDAPALTYAEVKAIASGNPLVIEKAKVDAEVMRLSRLRAEHAEAQFATRSRLRHTEEDEVRLVERIAALEKDSAIRSETKGELFTIRLEKRTFSDRTEAGNALVYLLAEFKDAHRRGQLGAIEIGQFAGFRLEFRSTVPDRLTLRGATEHHANVTASPAGTIASLEHTARSIDEQLANARNALLDASRRRAELAALVGAVFDHEERYRELLRRQSELVEALDITKNQAGSQLSADGSREESAAETGRESAAVSPRRRTTAAARPETRTRLSA from the coding sequence GTGCGCTACGTGGGATGGGGTGGGCTCCCGCACGTGTTTTCTACGCCGGAGGAGACCCCAAAATGGGCCGCCGAACAGTCGACCCTCCGCGAACTCCTTCGTCCGGAGGAATATCAGGCGGCCCGCGCCACGGTTCTCAATGCGCACTACACTCCGGAACCGGTCATCCGAGCCATGTGGACCGCGGTGCAAAGAATGGGATTCCGGGGCGGCAGGATTCTGGAACCGGCGTGCGGGGTGGGGCACTTCTTCGGCCTGATGCCCGACGACCTGCGGGTCGGGTCCTTTCTCACCGGCATCGAGATCGATCCGCTCACCGCGCGCCTGGCAGGTCACCTCTATCCGGGCGCCGACATCCGGTCGCAACCGTTCGAGGAATCGGTGCTGCCCGCGAACGGCTACGATCTGGCCATTTCCAATGTCCCATTCGGCGACTATGCGCCGTTCGACCCCAGACTGAACCCCCGTCGATTCGCGATCCACGATTACTTCTTCGTCGCAACGGTCGAGCGAGTGCGCCCCGGAGGGCTCATCGCTTTCGTGACTTCGCGCGGGACGCTGGATAAACAGCAACCGACCATGCGGGAGACGCTCGCCAAATCGTGCGACCTGCTTGGTGCCATTCGCCTCCCGCACACCACCTTCGTCCGGAACGCGAACACGCACGTCACCACCGACATGGTTTTTCTCCGCAAGCGCCTTCCGGGCGAAGCGATCGCGGGACCCCGCTGGCGGGAGAGCCGCCCCGCGCCGGAGTTTCCCGCGGAGCAAGGCGTCTTCCTCAACGAGTACTACCACGCGCACCTCGGGATGATGCTGGGTCGCCTGGAAATCGTCGCGCACGGCCTGCACGGTCGGGAGGAGGTTCGGCTTGCACCCGACGACCGCGAGCTTTCCACCGCGTTGGCGACGGCGCTCTCGAACCTCCCCGCAGATTGCTACCGGCCGCTCACCGCGGTCGAGATCGCCACGGTGCGAGTCACATTGCCGGTGCCGGCGGGCGTCAAACCCAATGCCTACGTCCTGACCGGCGAAGCCGGCGGGACGCTTGCGGTCCGTGACGGGAACGAATTGCGGCTGCTCACGAGTCTTTCTCCTTCCTTGGCCAGACGCATGCGTCGCCTGATTCGCGTGCGCGACGCCGCGCGGGACTGCCTGCAGGCCCAGGTGGAGGATCGACCCGAGGCGGAGATTGCATCCACGCGCCAGCGACTGAACCGGGAGTATGACGATTTTGTCGGTCAATTCGGACCGGTCTCCCGCACGGCCAATTTGCGGGCCTTGGCCGGCGATCCCGACCTGCCGCTTCTCCTTTCCCTGGAAAACTACGACGAGCACACGAACATTGCGACGAAGACCGCGCTGTTTCGCGAGCGCACGGTGCAGCGCCGTCGGCCGGTTGAAAGCGCCTCCGATGCCCGGGAGGCATTGGTCGTCACGCTGAATGAAAAGGGTCGGGTCGATCTCGATCATATCGCTCGCCTGCTCCGTCGTCCCGCGGAGGAATTCCTGCCCGAACTGAACGGCGCCCTGTTCTTGAATCCCACCACCCGTCGGTGGGAAGCGGAGGACGAGTATCTCTCCGGTGACGTCCGGCAAAAGCTCGCCGCTGCGGTCGAGGCGGCGGGGCACGACACCCGCTTCGCGTCGAACGTGGAGGCGCTTCGCTCCGTTCAGCCCGCCGAACTCAAGGCCACGGAAATCGACGCCCGCCTCGGCTCCGCTTGGATTCCCACCGACGACGTCACCGCCTTCGGCCAGGAATTGCTTCGCGCCCACGGTTCCAATGACGTGCGCGTGCACCACGTTGCGGAGCTTGGACTCTGGTCCATCGAGGTGAGTTACTACGCAAAGACCGGTGTCGCCAATCGGAGCGAGTGGGGCACGGAGCGCGTCACCGCGCACGAGCTTCTCGAGCACGCGCTCAATCTCCGTACTCCCACCGTCTACGACTACGTCGACGACCAGCCGGTCGTGAATCCCACGGCGACCGAAGCGGCGCGCGACAAGCAGCAGAAGATCCGCGACCGTTTCGCCGACTGGATCTGGTCCGACGACGCTCGCCGCGAGCGACTGGTCGCCCTCTACAACGCGACCTACAATTGCACGCGCCTGCGGACATTCAACGGTGATCACCTGCAGTTGCCCGGTGCCAATCCGGCGATCGCGCTTCGACGTCACCAAAAGGCGGCCGTGTGGCGAATCCTCCAGTCTCCCAACGTGCTCCTCGCGCACGTCGTGGGCGCGGGCAAGACTTACACCATGGCCGCCGCGGCGATGGAGCTGAAGCGTCTGGGGCTCGCCCGCAAACCCCTGATCGTCGTGCCCAATCACATGCTCGGGCAGTTCTCCACCGAACTGCTGCACTTATATCCCGGCGCGAACATTCTCGCCGCCGGCAAGGACGACTTCTCGAGCGACCGCCGGCGCGAACTGATGAGCCGCATTGCCACCAACAATTGGGATGCCGTGGTCGTCACCCATGCCGGCTTCGAGCGCCTGCCGCTCTCGGCGCGAGCCCACGCGGATTTCTTGGATCAACAATTGGCGGAACTCGAGGACTGCATCGCCGCCCAGAAAGCGCGTGCTGGCTCCGGTGGCACGAGAATCGTGAAGGAACTCGAGCGGGCCAAGAAGCGCCTGGAAGCTCGCATTAAGACGCTCTCCGCCGAACACCGGAAAGATGACACCATCACCTTCGAGGAACTCGGCGTCGATCGGCTCTTCGTGGACGAAGCCCAAGCGTTCAAGAACCTGTTTTACGTCACCAAAATGACGCGGGTGGCTGGTCTTCCCCAGACCGCCTCCGAGCGGGCATTCGACATGTTCCTCAAAGTGCAGCACGTGCAGCGTCTCAACGGCGGCGGTGGAGTGGTCTTCGCTACCGGTACTCCGGTCACGAACACCATGGCCGAGATGTTCACGATGCAGCGCTATCTCCAGCCCGCCGCTCTGCGGCTGCGTCACCTGCATCATTTCGACGGATGGGCTGGCACCTTCGGCGAACCGGTGACCGCGATGGAGTTGGCCCCCGATGGCGCCGGATATCGCCTCCACACGCGTTTCGCCCGTTTCGTCAACGTCCCGGAACTCATGCAGCTCTTCCGCGAAGTCGCGGACATCCAGACCGCCGAGATGCTCAACCTGCCGGTCCCGAAACTTGAAGGCGGGAAGCCCCGGATCGTCAGCGCCCCCTGTTCACCCGAACTCAAATCCTTCGTCGCTCACCTCGCGAAACGCGCCGAGAAACTCAAGACCGACCGCGTCGACCCTTCGGTCGACAACATGCTCAAGATCACGGGTGAGGGGCGGAAGGCGGCTCTCGACCTGCGTCTCATGCGACCATCATCCGCCGACCATGCGTCGAGCAAGCTGAACCAGGCGGTCCGCCAAATCCATTCTCTGTGGGCGGAGACCCGTTCCGAGCGCCTCACCCAGATGGTATTCTGCGACCTTTCCACTCCGAAGGTGTTTGGCGGCGAGTTCTCGGCCTATGTTGATCTTCGCGACAAACTCGTCGCCCGTGGCGTTCCGACCGACGAGATCGCTTTCATCCATGACCACGATTCCGATGCGGCGAAGCTGGCGTTGTTCAAGGATGTCCGCTCCGGCAATGTTCGCATCCTGATGGGCTCGACCCAGAAGATGGGAGCCGGAACCAACGCGCAAACCAAGCTCGTGGCCCTGCATCACTTGGACGCCCCATGGCGCCCGGCCGACATCGAGCAACGCGAGGGCCGGATTCTCCGTCAGGGCAACACCAATGCGACCGTGCGGATCTTTCGTTATGTCACCGAAGGCAGCTTCGACGCTTACATGTGGCAGACCTTGGAAATCAAGGCCCGGTTCATCGCGCAGGTGATGACCGGACATTCAGCGGCGCGGCGCATCGAGGACCTCGATGCTCCCGCGCTCACCTATGCGGAGGTGAAAGCCATCGCCTCCGGCAATCCGCTGGTGATCGAGAAAGCCAAGGTCGATGCGGAGGTGATGCGTCTCTCGCGCCTTCGGGCGGAGCACGCGGAAGCGCAATTCGCCACTCGCAGCCGTTTGCGCCATACCGAGGAGGATGAAGTCCGGCTCGTCGAGCGGATCGCGGCCTTGGAGAAAGACAGCGCCATCCGCTCCGAAACGAAAGGCGAGCTGTTCACGATCCGTCTCGAGAAGCGCACTTTCAGCGACCGCACCGAGGCCGGCAACGCGCTCGTCTATCTCCTCGCGGAATTCAAAGACGCGCACCGCCGCGGCCAGTTGGGCGCCATCGAAATCGGTCAATTCGCGGGCTTTCGTCTGGAATTCCGTTCGACCGTTCCCGATCGGTTGACGCTTCGCGGTGCAACCGAGCACCACGCGAATGTCACGGCCTCCCCCGCAGGCACGATCGCCTCGTTGGAGCACACGGCCCGGTCCATTGACGAGCAATTGGCCAACGCCAGAAATGCGCTGCTCGACGCGAGCCGGCGAAGGGCCGAATTGGCCGCGTTGGTGGGCGCCGTTTTCGATCATGAGGAAAGGTATCGTGAGTTGCTGCGCCGGCAGTCCGAACTCGTGGAGGCCTTGGACATCACCAAGAACCAAGCCGGATCCCAACTGTCGGCCGATGGCTCCCGCGAGGAGTCGGCTGCGGAAACAGGTCGGGAATCGGCCGCCGTTTCCCCCCGTCGGCGAACGACAGCCGCGGCACGCCCGGAGACGCGCACGCGGCTCTCGGCCTAA